The following is a genomic window from Neodiprion virginianus isolate iyNeoVirg1 chromosome 1, iyNeoVirg1.1, whole genome shotgun sequence.
CATTGATTCCGTGATTcaaaatgtgatttttgaGCAACACACGATAATGAGATCTCAATATCTACTATTTTTCcacaagtttttaatttttccatatcggaattgtttttgttttttttattttgtatttgcCTCGATATAATTAGACTGCAGAATCACATTATTTTCAAGATTCCGTGACCTATTTCAATCaggaaatagaaataaaaaacaaaaaaaaatccaattccgacatggaaaaactaaaaatttacgaaaaaaatagtaaataatgAGATCCCATTATCGTATGGTGCTTGAGAATCACATTTCAAATCATAAAATCTGTgtgaattttctcaaattttaaccCATCGCGTTTttggaatttgtttttcaatttttttcaaatttcactggtggctaaaaaaatttaaaaaaaattccgatacCTTATTGGGTCGGTATAAAaatcgtattaaaaaatgattaaaatcgCAGAGGTACAAAGGCTgctaatttgacgtggaatggCCTATATGTATATCCACCTAGTCatcgtgaataattttcgCGATAAGCAATTCCTTTCTTCCCTTGTCTTAGTTATCATCGAAACAAAATCTTTCTTCTACAGATCTTTTCAAGACACGAGAAGATTATCTGGCAATAAACAATTATTGGCTTTACAACGACGACAGTTAATTACCAAGTATcgttatataaatatttgacaaatttGGTAACGACAGATACAATGCCGGAGCTCTTTGCTGGAGCTTACACTCAAATGGGATCCAGAACACCGTTAATCACGCGGGATATTAATTAGACTGATTCAACAACTTTCGTCCGAATTATCACTATTCTAacaatcgataattttttctccgtgATAATTTCGCGATAACAGCAACTAGGAGAACCAAATTTGTGACCAAAGTACGCCCATAACACATAATATCAATGCCCAGACCAATTCGACCTAGTCTCAAACTCCTCAACTATTTTTAGTTTCAGGCCAATCATCGTTCAGGATCGTCGTCCTTAAGTCCCTCCTTACAGCTCGGATAAATTGATGAAGGTGTTGTTGTTCGTCCTTGGTCCGACGTTATTGTTCGGTGGGAATATCAATGGATTTAGAGCAGTGTTGTTCTCCAACGGACTGCTGCTGTACCGACGATGCTTCGGTGTTGGTGGCCTAGGATCGGGTTCGGAACACCCCTGCAACCAGTAGGAAGTTACGCGGCCCTTGCCCTTGAGCTCGACCTCGCCGCGAAGCTCAAGGTCGAATGTTCCGTACTTGTCCAAGATCTTCTTCGTCGCCTCGGAGACGTGGATTCGCAGAGCTGAACGAGAAACGAAAGTGGTCAATGTTCAACTACGGACTTTTGATGCCGCGCATCAATACTCACGCAGTCCTGAAGACTCCATCCTCGAAGCTGTGTTCACCGTGTCACCGAAGAGGCAGTAGTGCGGCATCTTCTGACCAACTACACCAGCGCAAACTGGACCACTGTGTGCTCCGATCCTCACACTCAGCTGCTCTTCGGGCTTGTGAAGAATCGCGAAGGACTTTACCGCGTCCAGAATCGCCAGTGCCATCAGCCCGATCTCCCTCGCATGCTCGTCTCCGTTCCGCTCAGGAAGTCCCGACACGACCATGTAAGCGTCCCCAATTGTCTCGACCTTGGAAGAAGCAAGTCCACTACTTATCCTATTTCTGTCTGCAACTGTATTTTCCCAAACCTATTGCTCATTCTCTTACCTTGTAAACGTCGTAGAAACCGATTATACGGTCAAAAGTACTATAGAGATCGTTAAGGAAGTCGACCACTTCCATGGGCGTGCTCTGAACGCAGAGTGCCGTGAACCCGACTATGTCACTGAAGTATATCGTAACACACTCGAACTGTTCTGGCTGAACCAATTCTCCTGTCATCAGCTGTCCGGCCACTTGTCTAAAGGACAGTTGACTCTCAATGGTACCTTGAGTCTGACTTTGGAACGGATCACGCCTTTCATTCGTCAAACCATAATACATCGCTCACCTTGGAAGAACTTGATACAACAGTTCCTCGCTTCGCCGTTTTTCCAGACTGAGTTGTTCCGTCTTCTCTTCGACTAAAGCCTCGAGATTGTTCGCGTACTGCTCCATGCGTCTCAACAAATCGtccattaaattttcgcagtAGCCTCTGAAACCAATCACCATTTCGTCAGCTGTGTTTTTGGAATCTTTCGAGTCAGACTTGATAAATTAGCGACGAGACAGGTACTTCATAATTCCTCTAATCGTTCCCCGAATCGTGTGAAACGTTGGACGTTCCTCCGGTATTTCGGTCCAGCATTTTTCCATCAAAAGTAGAATATCAGCGGGGCAATCCCGGGGCGTTACTTCCGGTCGAAACGGTGGATCTTCCGGAGTGGATACTCTGTTCACGAtcttaaaataaaacaattcaCGTCGTTCAGAACATCCACTGCCGTTTCTGGTCCTCTTTAAGTAAAACGAAATTCGGGAAAAATATGTTATTCCAGAGTTATATATGGGGGCGATTGTCGTTTCCCGACGAAAATACCTCCTGTGGTGTCATATATGTCCTCGCCACCTCGTAAGGTCCTCCGCGGACGACGATTTCCTCGAGAATTACGGCGAAGCTATAAACATCACCTTTCTGGGTCGCCGCACTGCCAGGGGTCACCGTTAGGGGAACAAGCTCTGGGGCGATCCAGAGCAGTTCTATAAcagataaattaaattttgaccAACGCCATGTTTTTGGCAGCTCGAGTTCCTAACGAGACTTCTTTATCGTGACGCGAAGATATTACTGGCGATACTTACTCGTGTAGTAATTATCATCCATGACGAGATCCCAAGGGGTGGTTAGCGTCTTGAGGCCAAAGTCGGAAATCTTGAGAACGAATCGACCGTCTATTAGGCAATTGCACGATCGGAGCTTTCCGTGGGCAGATACCTCGCTCGCGTGAAGATAAGCCATCCCCTGGGGAGAGTTAAAGGTTCTCTCTCATTCCACAGCAAGATTAAACCACGAAATTCCTCTACCGTAGTTACAAGACTTAGATTGCGGGAGGACAGATAATTCTAGGCTCTGCGAAACTAATTTTTGCCCGTAGGATGACGAGTAATTAGGACTGACGTGAATCGCTCTATTCTCGACAGTTTGAAGGTGGAAGGAAAAAGCATGATTTTACGATGGATCAATGTAATTATTGAGGTCGAAAAACCGACCAGTGATCCTGATGCAAAAACGATAAATCGAGTAATTTCAACTGCCTTTGCACCTTCTCTACCTTGACGATGTCGTGGATCAGTGACATTCGGAAATTCCAGTCCAATTGAATCGCCTCATTTTCCAAAACGTCCTTCAGCGAACCTCTCGGACAATACTCGGTCAGGATCAAGACTGTCGGCGAAGGAGAACAGAGGCAGGCGCCAATGAACCTGACGGAATGAAATTCACGAATCTAGAATTAGCCTTTCGGTTACCGGAAAAGTTTCGTTACTTGCTAGAAAATCATATTCAGTTATTCTCACCTAACCGTATTTTCCGAAGTGACATCTCTGACCTGTTTAATTTCCCACAGAACCTTATTCGTGACGTCGACCACCTTCTTCTTGGTAATTTTCTTGATGGCGACACGTTCACCTTTGTAAATACCAACCGTGGTGAAGACCGTCGATGGGGGCAGAGATCCACAGCTCATGGCGGAGCCACGCCGCATTTTTTCAAGCCCGTA
Proteins encoded in this region:
- the LOC124296672 gene encoding atrial natriuretic peptide receptor 1, with the translated sequence MLERNCHCVAIVTFAVCFASRILLAMTMISVLQTPMQTYNVGVLMASHLDSPFDLERCGPAVDLALAEVNEFLTGHNVQLQKVQGSYPSCSGARAPGLAADMHFRDNVIAFIGPACAFALEPVARLAAYWNSPIITGMGDQPPSEGELSVTSGILGRLHKWRNETSGIFKDKSKYPTLTRMSYCQCRLRLVFSSIFKEFGWSHVALILDRSDLFSLTVGKNLEYGLRKEGLLKFVRELDGNSDEEPYHLYLRDASMYARVVILTVRGTLVRRFMLAAHNLGMTRGDWVFLDVEIFQGSYWGDHDWEVGDKDDSVARTAYEALLRVSLLQPTSPRFQDFADNVRHRAQTDYNYTFSEGEEVNFFIGAFYDGVYLLGMALNETLAEGGDIRDGIAITRRMWDRDFLGITGHVRIDDNGDRDADYSILDLDPINGRFEVVAHYLGLNREYSPVSGKRIHWPGGREGPPADIPECGFLGNDPICSSRTEAYTFVAYSSLALTIFLVVIASASCVLYRHLRLSADLHNMSWRIRPEELLLEVGKPFSSKMNLHQAMSDINNYGLEKMRRGSAMSCGSLPPSTVFTTVGIYKGERVAIKKITKKKVVDVTNKVLWEIKQVRDVTSENTVRFIGACLCSPSPTVLILTEYCPRGSLKDVLENEAIQLDWNFRMSLIHDIVKGMAYLHASEVSAHGKLRSCNCLIDGRFVLKISDFGLKTLTTPWDLVMDDNYYTKLLWIAPELVPLTVTPGSAATQKGDVYSFAVILEEIVVRGGPYEVARTYMTPQEIVNRVSTPEDPPFRPEVTPRDCPADILLLMEKCWTEIPEERPTFHTIRGTIRGIMKGYCENLMDDLLRRMEQYANNLEALVEEKTEQLSLEKRRSEELLYQVLPRQVAGQLMTGELVQPEQFECVTIYFSDIVGFTALCVQSTPMEVVDFLNDLYSTFDRIIGFYDVYKVETIGDAYMVVSGLPERNGDEHAREIGLMALAILDAVKSFAILHKPEEQLSVRIGAHSGPVCAGVVGQKMPHYCLFGDTVNTASRMESSGLPLRIHVSEATKKILDKYGTFDLELRGEVELKGKGRVTSYWLQGCSEPDPRPPTPKHRRYSSSPLENNTALNPLIFPPNNNVGPRTNNNTFINLSEL